The segment TTGACCATTTGTTGTACTACTACAGCTATTAATACCTGTGAGTGATCAAAGTCATTTTCTGCTCTGTAGAATATTGCTCTTGCTTCAAATAGGGAAGCCCAACATTTTCTTACGTTTTCAATTACATCATCAATTCCGCTAATGTTAAGGTAAGTGTCCTGTTGACCTGCAAATGATGCATCAGGTAAGTCTTCAGCTGTTGCTGATGATCTTATTGCTACTACAACATCTTCTATATCCACATCGAGACATAATTTATTGTATGCTTCTATTATCATACGTTGGATGTCATCAGGGATACTGGTTGTAATAATTAAATCTTTTATTTGATCGGATACTTTTTGTAATTCAATGGTATTGTTTATATCCAAACCACTTAACATATCATTGATTTGATTATCAATACCTGTTTTTGTAATGAATTCACGGTACGTTCCGGCTGTTACAACAAAGCCCGGTGGAACTGGAATTCCAGCGTTTGTCAATTCACCAAGGTTTGCACCTTTACCACCCGCAATAGGTATATCATCTTTACCCAACTGTTTGAAAAATTCAACATAATTCATTGATAACACTCTTCTATTCTATTTTTCCATTATTATTATATTAAATGAGTTTAGGAAGATTATTTAATAAAGGATATAACGGATAATTCAATATCCCATTAAATAGCAACTTCCAAATGTTTAATTTGATTAAAAACATCAATAATCCATTAGTCTATCAAAAAAAGCGATTAGAACTGAACTAAATCGTTACCTTTGTCGACGACAAGTTTACATGTTACAGGTAGTTTCATTCCAGCCCTGTTTAATGCTATTTTAGCACTTTCGAAATCTTTCACATTTACATAAGCTGTGATAATTTTTTGATTTGCACGAACTAAAGCTTCAGAACTTACAGCTTTACCGAATGCTCCTCTCATACCACTCTGAACCCTATCTGCCCCTGCACCAGTTGCCATAGGATTTTCTCTTACTATGTGATGTGGATATACTCTTATTTTTAATCTGTAACCGAGTTTTCCGGTTGTTCTTTGTAAATATCTGTTTGCAGCAATCCTAGCAGCCTCTAAAGAATTATGTGATAAATGTGCATGATCTTTAACTGCTAATGTTACTTGTAAAGGAAAGTCTTCTGTTAAGTTTCCCATATCATACTGAACAATTTTGGATGCTGGTATTTTCCTAATATAATCTTTTCTTGTATATGGACGTACCATTATAATTTTCCTCCTTAATTAAACTGTTAAATATTTTTATATTAAAAAATATCAAAAAAATCATCGTAAAAATGTAATACAATAAATATATTCTCTCAAAAATATTACGAATTCGAATTACATCATCATGTAATTTAGTATAATAGTATATAATATGTTTAAACAGTTATATAAATTTATGGTTAACATATCCACTTAAAAAAATAAGTCCCCTATTATTAATATAATGAGATGGACAAATACTAATATAATAAGACACCAAGGAATTTAATATGAACGTTAAAACTAGAATGGTATTCACCTATAAAAGCAAGCAATTGGCTGAAATTGCTTATAATTCATTGTACCCGGACAATGAAAATCACATCGAAAGCTTCGTTGAAGACAATAGATTAACATGTATTATTGAAAACGAAAATATCGGCAGTGTACTTAACACCATTGAGGATTTGATTCAATGTGAAAAGGTTATTGAGGTAACTTCCGAAATTATTTAATTGAGGGATATTCATGTATTGATATTCAATACATTAAAAGAAAAAAAGAGTTGATGAGATTATTGCTCATCTTCATTTAATACTTCAGGTACTTCTTCTTCAACTTCAGCATCATTTGCTTCTTCTGTTCCGAATACATCTTCAACATCTGATACTTCTTCATTTTCCTGAGGTACTACTTCCTGGTATTCATCGATGAATTGAACTTTTTCAACTGAATCTATGTTTTCATATGCTACACGTGCTACTTGGAATTTTGCTAATGTAACTTCTTGAACTGTTCTCTGTTCAAATCCTGCTAGTTTGTCGAGTATGATTTTAGCTGTGCCATCTTCTATTTCAACTTCTGTTTTTTCCAGGTTTATATTTGGATTTCCATAGTATACATCGATTAATCCTTTGATTTTTTCCACGTCATCTTCAATTTTTTCTTCAATTACTACATCATATACTATGTCTTTGCCTGCTAATCTGTGGTTGAAGTCTACTCTTACTCTTCCGCCATCTACTGTTCTGACAATACCTTGTTGACCGTCTAGGCTTATAGGCATACCAGGGAATGGTCTGATGTTTTGTTGTTTGAATTCTTTCATTGGAATGAGTTGGATTAGACTTGGATCTTTTTTACCGAATGCATCTTCACATGGTATTTCGATTGTTTTTTCTTCTCCTACTTCTAAACCAATTAATTGATCTTGTAGAGCGGATAGTACTTGGTCTGCACCTACTGATAATACTATTGGATGGTAATCTTTACCTTCAACTTTGATTCCCGCTTCTTCAGCTACTTCTTCATAGGTTGTGTCGAACACTTCACCGTTTTGCTGTACTTTTCCTGTGTAGTTTAATCTTATAAAATCATTTTCTTCTATTGGCATATTATCTTATTATCTCCTATTGAATTATTATTTAAATTATTTTTAAATTTACTAAGAGTTTCTTCATTTTTATATCCTAATACTCTAATTTTCTGAGGATAGTTATTTATATATTTATGTATCTCATCCTTTAAAATACCTGTTTCCAATACACTTAGTATTCTCTGTTTTCTATGGGTACTGAATCCTTGAGATATGTTCTCCAATATACTTGAAACATCCTCAAACGGCCGGTTGTTGATAATATTTTCAACCGTTTTGTCGTCCATCAGTGTTAAATTGGATAACTTTTCTTCGTCAAAGGTATTGACGTTATCTAATAGAATCCTTTCAGCCCTGTATTCATGTAATGGGGCTTTGGATTCACTGATGGCCTTTTTTAAAGTATCTATGGTGTTCTGTGGCAGCATGTCATCAAGATTGTCAAAGTCCTTGTTGGATATTTTTTCTCTGATTAGACTACCACTGACATTCTCCAGACGAGGAATAAAAATAAATTTACCCTTGTAATCAAAATCTAGTTTTGTTAATGACTTAGCTAATGAAACAATAACGTAATCGTCATTTGATAGCTTTCCATCAAGCAGCACTTTTTTATCGTCCATTGATATAATTTTGTATGGCCGTGGTGCTACTGGCTTACCATTATTTATGTAGTTCAATATATTTTTAAATTTCGCATCCTGACTGATGTATCCACGTGGTATGTAATCAGCATTTAATGTTTTAAAAAGTAATGACAGACACAACGAGTACTGTCCTGAACCCATAACTCCCATAGGTGGGCCTTCTATAGCAATGTCGGCACCCAAGCTGATTGCCAGATTTGCCCTGTTGTAACGATCAAGTATATATGGAAGTCCTCTACCGTTGCGTTCAAACAAGCCCGGTATTATAGCTACAAATAACGCTTCAGGATGTAGGCGTTTTGCCTCCTGCATACAATATAAATGACCATTATGCAATGGAGAGTACTCCGTGAAATCTGCTATCACGGGGGTGATATTTTTATTACATGACATCTCGATTTTTTCCATATCCAAGTCCTTATAAAACTGTCTTTTATCTTCAAGTAATATATTTTCAACATAATCTTCTATCATCATTTAAATACACACTTACCATAGAGCTCTAATTAAACATATGTTTAAAATACTATTAATAACTAAATAAGAATTAGAGTAGGTGGAAAGTATGAACAACTTGATACTTAAGAATTGTAAATTTTCTGATAAGCAAATAAAAAACATAATAATAGAAGATGGAAAAATAGCCAAAATTACAAAAACTTTAAGTAAATCCGACTTGACCAGTGACAATATAATAGATTTAAAGGAAAAATATGTAATACCCGGACTTATAGATCCACACGTTCACTTCAGAGACCCCGGCTTAACATATAAGGAGGACTGGGCTTCAGGAAGTATGGCTGCAGCACACGGAGGATACACCACGGTAATCGATATGCCCAATACCAATCCACAGACGGATACCTTGAAAAATTTCAAAGAAAAAAAACAGATAGCCCTCAAGAAGTCATACTGTGACTTTGCACTTCAGGCAGGCGTCAAATCAAAAAAGGATGTGGATGAGATAATGACCGAAAAACCTGCATCCTTCAAGATTTTCATGGATTTATACAGCGATGATGAGTTGAATGAATTGTTCAGCCATATTGAGAATACGGGTAAGCTTCTATGTCTGCACTGTGAGGACCAGAAATTGGTGAACTATTACACGTCCAAACTAAAGGAAAACCCCGACAATAAAAGTGACTGCAAGGCATACAGCCGGGCAAGATCGGAAATTGCCGAGCTGATATCAGTACATAAGGCCATGACCTATGCAAAAAAATATAACCTGCAATTACATTTATGTCACATTAGCAGCAATCAAACCCTCAAATATGTAGAGGCATATAAACAAGACATGAACATAAGCATAGAAGCAACCCCACATCACATCTTCCTTGATAACAGTACATACGACAGTTATGGTACAAAGGCCAAGACCAATCCACCACTTAGAAATAAGAAATATGCGTTATGTGTAGATGATTTATGCAAGTTTGACAGCATCGGAACAGACCACGCACCTCATACACTTGAGGAAAAAACAAAGGATACCTGGACAACTGCTGCTGGAATACCGGGATTGGAGGTTACCATGAAACTGCTCTTATCACAGGTAAACAAAAACAAGCTAAGCTTAGATGAGATAATAAGATTAACCAGTGCCAATCCTGCAAGAATATTTAAGATAGAAAATAAGGGATTCATAAAGGAAGGCTATGATGCAGACTTATGTGTAATTGACATGGATAAATACGGAAAAGTAGACGTGGATGAATTTTATACACAGGCAAAATACACGCCATTTGAAGGTATGGAATATAACGGTGATGTCATCATGACAATTAACAGGGGAGAAATAATCTGTGAAGATGATGAATTAATAAAACATGACGTCAAATACGTTTACTAAAAATCTCCAACCACCTTTTTTTTAATAAGATAATTAAAGCATTAATTTAAACACCAGAAATAACAACGTCCTTGATTCTTAATTGATTAAATGCATCAAAAAGATGTTCTTTTTTAATAATTTAAAGCATTATTCAATAGTTAATTATGAAATTTTGTATTGAAATTGAAAATATACCTAAAAAGGCTTTGTTAAAAATGAGTTATGAATTTAAAAAGATTTTAAAAAATAGAGAAATAATATGAAGGAATATAATGACTCCCAAGTAGCATTATAATTCCTTATGTTATTCCCAGTAAAAGTATATAATAGCTTTATTATGGATGATGCAGATCGTACCTAGTTTACCTTGGTAATACTGGTCGTATCTTGCTCATATTCATTAATAAACCATTATTGAATATATTACTATACTTAAGTTTACTTGGAAACTCTATAATGATATATGTATATCATCATATATAAATATTCCTTCATATCACCTTAATCAAAAATGCTTATAAAGCTGGGTTGATTAAGTCACGTTCACCGCTAGGCATAAATTCTCTGATTGCACCTTTTGCGATACATTCTCTTGGGTTAGCCCAATCGAATAATAAGTTTTTGTCAGCAAATGCAACTTTTATGAGAGGGTTGAGTGTGAAAGCGTCTCCTCTAGCTGCGTGTGGTGCTTGAGCAATACCTGCGTATTCAGGTTGGTGACCTACGTTCATTGCGTAGTTAGGGTAGTTAGGACCTCTTAATTCGTGGATGAGACCTTCGTCACTTCTGATAGCGAGTGAGTTGGATGAACCACATTGATCTTGTAAGTCGTAACCGTAGAATCCTAATCTGCTGTGACCTTCTTTGTGTAATAATTGACTTAAGTACCATCCGTTTACACCAGCGTTTGAGTTACCGGTAGCGAATGCTACTGAACAACCTGCACCTGCTGCAGCTACACATGCTCTTTGTGATCCACCGAAGTGGTCTTCGAGTGCTGCTGGGGTTTCGTATTGTTCTAATGCGTATAAAGTTACTTCACTTGCAATGTCTTTTACTACATCAACGGAAGCATCAGCTTGACATAATCCACCATAGTTT is part of the Methanosphaera sp. BMS genome and harbors:
- the rplJ gene encoding 50S ribosomal protein L16, producing the protein MVRPYTRKDYIRKIPASKIVQYDMGNLTEDFPLQVTLAVKDHAHLSHNSLEAARIAANRYLQRTTGKLGYRLKIRVYPHHIVRENPMATGAGADRVQSGMRGAFGKAVSSEALVRANQKIITAYVNVKDFESAKIALNRAGMKLPVTCKLVVDKGNDLVQF
- a CDS encoding KEOPS complex subunit Pcc1: MNVKTRMVFTYKSKQLAEIAYNSLYPDNENHIESFVEDNRLTCIIENENIGSVLNTIEDLIQCEKVIEVTSEII
- a CDS encoding peptidylprolyl isomerase, whose translation is MPIEENDFIRLNYTGKVQQNGEVFDTTYEEVAEEAGIKVEGKDYHPIVLSVGADQVLSALQDQLIGLEVGEEKTIEIPCEDAFGKKDPSLIQLIPMKEFKQQNIRPFPGMPISLDGQQGIVRTVDGGRVRVDFNHRLAGKDIVYDVVIEEKIEDDVEKIKGLIDVYYGNPNINLEKTEVEIEDGTAKIILDKLAGFEQRTVQEVTLAKFQVARVAYENIDSVEKVQFIDEYQEVVPQENEEVSDVEDVFGTEEANDAEVEEEVPEVLNEDEQ
- a CDS encoding nucleotidyltransferase family protein, which produces MMIEDYVENILLEDKRQFYKDLDMEKIEMSCNKNITPVIADFTEYSPLHNGHLYCMQEAKRLHPEALFVAIIPGLFERNGRGLPYILDRYNRANLAISLGADIAIEGPPMGVMGSGQYSLCLSLLFKTLNADYIPRGYISQDAKFKNILNYINNGKPVAPRPYKIISMDDKKVLLDGKLSNDDYVIVSLAKSLTKLDFDYKGKFIFIPRLENVSGSLIREKISNKDFDNLDDMLPQNTIDTLKKAISESKAPLHEYRAERILLDNVNTFDEEKLSNLTLMDDKTVENIINNRPFEDVSSILENISQGFSTHRKQRILSVLETGILKDEIHKYINNYPQKIRVLGYKNEETLSKFKNNLNNNSIGDNKIICQ
- a CDS encoding dihydroorotase family protein: MNNLILKNCKFSDKQIKNIIIEDGKIAKITKTLSKSDLTSDNIIDLKEKYVIPGLIDPHVHFRDPGLTYKEDWASGSMAAAHGGYTTVIDMPNTNPQTDTLKNFKEKKQIALKKSYCDFALQAGVKSKKDVDEIMTEKPASFKIFMDLYSDDELNELFSHIENTGKLLCLHCEDQKLVNYYTSKLKENPDNKSDCKAYSRARSEIAELISVHKAMTYAKKYNLQLHLCHISSNQTLKYVEAYKQDMNISIEATPHHIFLDNSTYDSYGTKAKTNPPLRNKKYALCVDDLCKFDSIGTDHAPHTLEEKTKDTWTTAAGIPGLEVTMKLLLSQVNKNKLSLDEIIRLTSANPARIFKIENKGFIKEGYDADLCVIDMDKYGKVDVDEFYTQAKYTPFEGMEYNGDVIMTINRGEIICEDDELIKHDVKYVY